The following are encoded in a window of Manihot esculenta cultivar AM560-2 chromosome 8, M.esculenta_v8, whole genome shotgun sequence genomic DNA:
- the LOC110620635 gene encoding transcription factor ORG2 isoform X1 translates to MLALSPPVFPAYGWPLEDPIGHEHIYFSRESEKTINSIDNANFFQPQPPQTLELDHSASFTYHSGDPNMVKKLNHNASERHRRKKMNSLYSSLRSLLPAADQMKKLSIAATVSGVLKYIPELQGQVERLVQRKEELFSKLAKQDNQSGKKQIQQKKGINRGSLSAVSATHVSESEVVIQISSFGVRTTPLSELLVHLEKEGLSLISSSSFESSGGRVFLNLHLQVEGSYRLEQEALSEKLLSLI, encoded by the exons ATGTTAGCTTTGTCTCCTCCTGTGTTTCCAGCCTATGGATGGCCTTTGGAGGACCCAATAGGCCATGAACACATCTACTTCTCTAGAGAATCTGAGAAGACGATTAATTCTATTGATAATGCTAATTTCTTTCAACCTCAGCCTCCACAAACACTAGAGCTTGATCACTCGGCTTCTTTTACATATCACAGTGGTGACCCTAACATGGTTAAGAAGCTTAACCATAATGCAAGTGAACGTCATCGTCGCAAGAAGATGAATTCCCTCTATTCTTCCCTCCGATCTCTGCTTCCGGCGGCCGATCAAATG AAGAAACTGAGCATAGCAGCCACTGTCTCTGGGGTGCTGAAGTACATCCCAGAACTGCAAGGCCAAGTGGAGAGGCTGGTTCAGAGGAAAGAGGAGCTGTTCTCCAAGCTAGCTAAGCAAGATAATCAATCTGGGAAGAAGCAAATACAGCAGAAGAAAGGAATCAATCGTGGGTCTTTATCAGCAGTATCTGCTACTCATGTCAGTGAGTCGGAGGTTGTGATTCAGATTTCAAGTTTTGGTGTCCGTACAACTCCATTATCAGAACTCTTGGTTCATTTGGAGAAGGAAGGTCTTTCTTTAATCAGTTCTTCTTCCTTTGAGTCGTCTGGAGGCAGGGTCTTCCTCAATTTACATCTTCAG GTGGAAGGAAGCTATAGATTGGAGCAAGAGGCTTTAAGTGAGAAGCTCTTGTCTTTAATATGA
- the LOC110620635 gene encoding transcription factor ORG2 isoform X2, which translates to MLALSPPVFPAYGWPLEDPIGHEHIYFSRESEKTINSIDNANFFQPQPPQTLELDHSASFTYHSGDPNMVKKLNHNASERHRRKKMNSLYSSLRSLLPAADQMKLSIAATVSGVLKYIPELQGQVERLVQRKEELFSKLAKQDNQSGKKQIQQKKGINRGSLSAVSATHVSESEVVIQISSFGVRTTPLSELLVHLEKEGLSLISSSSFESSGGRVFLNLHLQVEGSYRLEQEALSEKLLSLI; encoded by the exons ATGTTAGCTTTGTCTCCTCCTGTGTTTCCAGCCTATGGATGGCCTTTGGAGGACCCAATAGGCCATGAACACATCTACTTCTCTAGAGAATCTGAGAAGACGATTAATTCTATTGATAATGCTAATTTCTTTCAACCTCAGCCTCCACAAACACTAGAGCTTGATCACTCGGCTTCTTTTACATATCACAGTGGTGACCCTAACATGGTTAAGAAGCTTAACCATAATGCAAGTGAACGTCATCGTCGCAAGAAGATGAATTCCCTCTATTCTTCCCTCCGATCTCTGCTTCCGGCGGCCGATCAAATG AAACTGAGCATAGCAGCCACTGTCTCTGGGGTGCTGAAGTACATCCCAGAACTGCAAGGCCAAGTGGAGAGGCTGGTTCAGAGGAAAGAGGAGCTGTTCTCCAAGCTAGCTAAGCAAGATAATCAATCTGGGAAGAAGCAAATACAGCAGAAGAAAGGAATCAATCGTGGGTCTTTATCAGCAGTATCTGCTACTCATGTCAGTGAGTCGGAGGTTGTGATTCAGATTTCAAGTTTTGGTGTCCGTACAACTCCATTATCAGAACTCTTGGTTCATTTGGAGAAGGAAGGTCTTTCTTTAATCAGTTCTTCTTCCTTTGAGTCGTCTGGAGGCAGGGTCTTCCTCAATTTACATCTTCAG GTGGAAGGAAGCTATAGATTGGAGCAAGAGGCTTTAAGTGAGAAGCTCTTGTCTTTAATATGA